Part of the Triticum aestivum cultivar Chinese Spring chromosome 4D, IWGSC CS RefSeq v2.1, whole genome shotgun sequence genome is shown below.
CGGCGTATAGTCGACGAAAGTCGCTGTATAGTCGCGAGTCGCCCTGATTTTTGGAAAACGACTTGGCGATTAGTCGGCGACTATACAGCGACTAATCAGCGACTCAAAAACCATGCTTTCTCCTCTTATTCGGGCTACAAGGGACGTGCAACGCCCATGAGCCATAGAGTTCATGCCATCCGACGAATGGATCAAGTGCGACACAAGAATCGCTCAAATCAGTTGAGCCTAGCTAAAACAGCTAACAGAAAAAACAAACAGCTGCAATGTCAGCCAAAAAACATGCCATGGCAGGGGAATGAAATGCGTTGCCATGGCAGAGAAACTAATTGCGGGGTTTATTCCTAACAAGGAGCAGGGACTCTTTCTTTTTCTGGGTCTATGTACTTtacattaaaaaaattaaaaactcAAAAAATGTAAGGTTCCATGTTTCACTTTCTTCCCACCACCCCTTCGTCCTTTCCTGTATGATAATCAATCGCCTTAATTTACTTATCTTATAAaccaattccactttaatttacttaccaaacttctgtcagaatgtaatgtaaatcacggacagaatttgataaacatttatttataCAATCACATTAATATGCTAAGATAAATCACAAGctaacgtactagaatatttatatccctttacaacgcacgggcattgtctAGCACATTAAATAAAAATCTAGAGTAGTTATCTATGTGTTCCCGACATAAGCACATAGGAGAAAACTTGAAACGAACGAATACTCCACTACCAACTGTTTGAAGAAAAGCCCAATTCAGATTACTCCAAACGGAAAGCAAAGTGTGGCAAAATAATCCCTGGTTTTCCACAAGAATCAAAGCAGATTGAGAACAAAAAGGGAAACCGCACAGCAAATTGACCCACTCTTAAGCCGTTTCCCTGAATTATGAAACAAGTGGCGAGCGCTTCTCTCTGGCAAAAGTGGTAATAGTAGCAACGACGAAGATCGCGTGCGTATGTTAGGGATTCACCTTGAGGACGGCGGGCTTATGGGAGAGGCCGAAGGGGAGGGAGTCGAGGTCGAGCGCGCGCCTGGCGATGCGGATGGGGAGCTCCTTGTGCAGGAACTGCGCGGAGAGCAGCAGGTTGCGCTCCGTGGGGCGCGCCCCGAACTCCGTCATGTAGCGCAGGCTGACACCTGTCTGCCTCATCCCGCCCCACCGCGCCACCTCCTCCGCCACGGCCCGCGCCACCGGCTCCGACGCCATCTCCCCCGTCGGTGGTCAGAAATGAGACAGCAACAAGGGAGGCGCGAGGGCGAGGTGGCCACCGGAGCAGCGCACCGGCGTCTTATTATAAACGTGAGgggaaggagaagggaaggaagaggTGTGAAGTCAAGGAAGAGAAGAGCTGTGAAGACCTGCGGGAATGGGAGGCGGATGACGCTTGTGGGGTCCAACTGTCATGGACTGCAGCGTGGGTCGTTACTGTCAGTGTCACGTCAATCCCGATATATGTCGAGGGGACGTGGCTACAAAGCGCCGTTCTTAGGCCTTCCACTATGTGCCCGGTGCCCGGTGCACTAAAATATAGCAGACTGCGTATGGATGCCCTTATAAAAGAATTTGGTACCGGCCTCACAATGTGCGTTTGTAGCCCGTAGAAAAGCGGGACCCACACGTCCATAAAAAAATCGAGCAAGCCAACCTCTCCTCGATCCTTCGCGCGAGTTCCTTCTCGTCCGCCTCTGTCCAGAGAAAATCCCCTTTCTCCTCCGACCAGATCCATCTCCATCCTCACCTCCTCGTCTCGATCCGGCGTGGATCTAGGCCAAATCGACACGCATCTCCTACCCCCAGGCAAGGTGTTCGTCGGCCCGCCGAGGCTCCGCGGCTAGTGGAGGTGATGTGCGGCGGGGGACGAGCTCCATGGACGAGGAGAAGGAAGCAGGAGGCGGAGGCGGGCCAGCAGTATGTTGTGGCTAGCGCTGCCCGGACTACTGGACGGCCGGCTACTGCGCTGCCTCTACTACTTTCTACTACTATGCTGCCTCTACTGGTCTCGAAGCAGCACAGGTGAGGATGCGTGATGTTCAGCCTATGAAGCAAACAAAAATGTTTTACTGGATTCAGTTAAGACATTGTAATGTTCGGCCTATGAAGCTCTATCTATTAGGACGTGCTATACTTGCATGTAGTGTAGTACTAGTTAATAATGTCAGTGATGCTACTTTCCTGTTCTTAAAAAttagcaacaaaaaataataataaaatgttCTCATTCCACAATTTGTAAACTAGATTACACAATTACAAAGGAGATGCTCGACTGGAAAACTAAAGTAGAAAAGGGTAGAATAAGATGAATTCATGTAGAACTTATAATTGCTAatgtccatttcctccaaactttTGCCAAATATTCTCAACCAAGTCAGCCTTGAGACGACGATGTGTGGATCGATCCCGAATGGCAGCATCTGTCTCAAGAACCAGATCAAACCCATCAAATGGTCCTTGTTCAGTTTCAAGATATGGTATTTGGGCGCCTTGTAGCAATTCATAGTCACAGTCATATTTGTCATAGCACTTGTAGGTGTGCCTCTCATCTGCAACGATCATGTTATGCAATATAATGCAAGCATACATGATCTCAGCAAGAGCACACCTTTGCAACATACGCCCTGGATGACGAACTATAGCAAAACGAGCTTGCAAAACACCAAAAGCCCGCTCTACATctttccttgctccttcttgatgtgCTTTATATAACTTGTGCTTCTCACTTTGAGCCATAGGGATTGATTTCACAAATGTCGCCCATTCCGGATAAATGCCATCTACTAAGTAGTATCCCAAGTTATACTCATTGTGGTTGACTTCAAAGTGAACCTTTGGAGCTGTACCTTGCAGCACTTGAGTAAACAAAGTTGATTGGTCTAGGACATTGATATCATTACTTGATCCAGCAACCCCAAAAAATGCATGCCATATCCATAGGTCATGTGAGGCTACAGCTTCGAGCATGACTGTGGAAACTCCATGATCGCCACGAGTGAACATTCCCTTCCAAGCCACTGGACAATTTCTCCATGTCCAGTGCATGCAATCAAGACTTCCCAACATGCCAGGAAAGCCACGGGCCTCCCCTACATGAAGTAAGCGTTGTATGTCTTCGTTAGTGGGCCTTCTAAGATATTCTGGACCAAACTTCTCCATCACACCCTTGCAAAATGTGGTCATGCACTTGATGATTGTGGTTTCACCCATTCTCAAGTTATCATCAAACAAATCAGCAGGTGTCCCAAATGCTAGCACTCGCATAGCAGCAGTGCATTTCTGCAAGGGAGAAAAGCCAGGCTTGCCAAATGCATCACTCCTCTGAGTAAAGAATGGAGACCACTCGCCAAGAGTTTGGACAATGTGTAAAAATAAATGCTTCCTCATACAAAACCTACGCCTAAATTGCTTGTCAGTGTATAATGGATTTTCTGAGAAGTAATCATCCATCAGCCTATCCTCACCACCTTGCCTATCTCTATCAAGGTGTCTTCTAGGTAGTCTTCTGTGTTCATTGGACGTACCTATCTGTTGTGCTGCAATCTGAGCTCGAATTTCTGCTTCAATCTGGGCTTCAACTGGGTTATTCATGAAGTCCCAGAAAAAGTCACTCATGGCTTCGAAACTAATTGCTGCATCAACATTGTCTTGTTGCTCTGCTTGTGGGTTCTCATTGGTGGACATCTCTTGAGTGGAAGGTGTGTTGTGTTTGGGCTTGGTGGGATGGAGCTGCTGCCTCTATTAATAGGGAATAGTTTCCAACGGCTAGTTTTCAACAGCTATATTTCCAGCAAGTTAAATGCAGTGCATAGTAATTCATCAAATGATTACATAGTAATTCAGAAAATGCTTACAACCAGTGATTACATACTAATTCATAAAGTTCTAATAAACAACGATCACATGAAACTGCTTACATAGCGCATCATTCACCTACAAGATACATCTAATCTTAACCGAACAGATCATTAGCTAAGAAATTTAGAACTTGTTCATGTCTTTTCTTTTGGGCATCATCATAAGCTGAAGTATTTTTGTGAAGAAGATCAAGGTATTTGCTCAGTTTGTCCACCTTTATCTTCTCCTTCCCAGTTTCAACTCTTTCTTTCTCAGCTTCTGCTTGAACTTTTGTGGCTTCTGCTTGATTAAGGGTGGCGTCGGCCATTTTCTCTGTAGCAATTGATTTTCGTAGTTGAATCTCATTAAATTTGTCCACACTCTCACTTGTCAAGCTTCCAGAGCATTTAGACTTGCTTGATGACTTCTGTTTATCTTTTGCGTCTTTTGAAGTGTTGCGTCCCGGGGGTCGTTGAAGTTCACCTTCCTCATCTATTGCCTGGGTTGGAGAACTATAAGCTCCTGATGCATTCAACTTGTTTCTTTTGTTCATCTCTTCAACTGAATAAGACCTTCTCCATTTAGCCTATTTCCTCACGTACTCCCACCAGTGCTCATATGGAAAGGGTCTTTTTGTCTTGGCAACACTCATGTATTTGGCACATACCCTCTCCATAAGTTGCTTGTCATCACTCCCACTAGGCCATGTACTTTTTTCAACATTGTAGATACCATTGAACTTTGTAAccttctttgtggtcttggtccagTGGTTCTTGCATTGCCCAACTGTTTTCTTCTGCTCTTTTGTTGCATATTTGTTGTACTCTGCTGCGACTTCCTTCCAATAGGTCTCTGCCCTTTTGGAGCTTCCATCAATCGGATCACATGAATTGTGCACCCAAGCTGCTATGAGAAGTTCATCCTCACGCTTACTCCAGTTCTTGCCTTTTCCTTTTTTCTGAATCTCATCAGGACTACTATCACTGCCATCTTGATTACTGACAGCCGGATCTTCATCCACTTGATATGCAGGTGACATGGGAGAACTAAATCCAACTGGACTGTTCTCAACTCCTCTTGAACTAGTGCCTCTAGCAGATCCAAGAAAAGGTATGCATCCAGCAGGAGAAGCTGGACTGCTACTTGAGCCTGCTCCAAATGCTCCCGAAGGGTACTGCCCCATGTTACCTTGGTAAGCAACACCATGGTAGCCTAGaggtatggatggaacttgttggTAACCTCCTTGAGCATATAAATTTGCATGGTGTGGGTGTTGATGCTGGAAACTGGGAATATATTGTGTGGGTGGATAATTCATATGTGGATGATGGGGATGGAAACTAGAATTGTACTGCAAACTAATTGGGCTCTGTGGATTTTGTAGGTTGTTTCGGCTCTGTGCATCTGAAGGTGAGAAGGAGGAGTTCATCATGCTTGTGAAGCTTTGAGAAGATGAGTGCTCCATGTTTTGGGGGAGAGTTTCTCCAAGATCTTCTTGTGCTTCTATGAGCTTGTTCTGTACATTTTATAGACATATTCTCCAAACGGGCAGATTTTCCTACTGCAGTGCAACGGTCATCTGGAAATTTTAGTGCTCTGGTTTGCTGTGAATTGAGTGATGTTTGGTATGGATTGAATGATGTTGCTCGGTGGTGGTTGGGTAGGAATGCTCCAGTAGAGATGGCAGTTATACTTTAGTATATTTTATTGTAGTGCTTGAAGTGGGCACCGGAGCAGCTACTTGCTCCGGCTCCCTGGAATATTTTTATGGCACCGGCTGGGCTATGGAAGGCATCGGTGCTAGATGAGGGAAAACTGGTTTTGGCACCTCTTTTAGCccacatagtggaaggccttagagggagtacaatagagctgagtcagctggCTATAAGAAATAAATTAGCAAAAGggttcgtgcgttgcaacgggaaaaaatcgAATGACTACAAGATCTCACAGATCCACGTCCTCTATTGTCGGgggttaggtgcgacatatgccaatggatggcttatcatggtgggggcgagtagaacgtcgtcggtgcctggaagcgggatgaggcgtagacacgaacgccggcgcactttacccaggttcggggctctcctaggagataacacccctagtcctgctctgcggggtctccgcatgatcactaaggcactagtgagtacaatcgtgctcctcgagctgtatgctagaggtagaaggaggcaaggctTGCTCTCCTCTCCCCTAGGTGCTGGTCTAAGTCTAacgggttccaaccctttgcatgggtgccctgggggtttatataggcctaccccaggggtacaatggtaatctggtcgagtgtaggacccggctg
Proteins encoded:
- the LOC123097623 gene encoding uncharacterized protein, producing MLWLALPGLLDGRLLRCLYYFLLLCCLYWSRSSTGDMGELNPTGLFSTPLELVPLADPRKGMHPAGEAGLLLEPAPNAPEGYCPMLPWLFRLCASEGEKEEFIMLVKL